The Pseudobacteroides sp. genome has a window encoding:
- a CDS encoding glycosyltransferase family 2 protein, whose product MSDKLISIVIPVYNEEKHIQKNIKIIHDILNKNGIKHNFILVDDGSRDNTWGELKRISLLLEGVLAIKLSRNFGKEAALCAGLEHASSDACIVMDSDLQHPPEKITEMVYLWENEGFDIVECVKASRGKESITYKLGSLLFYNILNKLSGFDFGGASDFKLLDKKVVDAWKLMSERNTFFRGMSTWVGYKKVQIPFVVAERMEGSSKWSPLRLVKLAVNAITSFSSLPLYIVTFLGILFLLGAIPLGIESLYMYFKGHAVDGFTTVILLLLIIGSILMISLGIIGSYIAKIYEEVKQRPRYLVAEKVDSTVMSTK is encoded by the coding sequence ATGAGTGATAAGTTGATTTCTATAGTTATCCCTGTATATAATGAAGAAAAGCATATACAAAAAAATATTAAAATAATCCATGATATCCTTAATAAAAATGGTATTAAGCATAACTTTATATTGGTTGATGATGGATCAAGGGACAATACCTGGGGTGAACTAAAGAGGATTTCATTGTTGCTAGAAGGTGTATTGGCAATAAAGCTCAGCAGGAATTTTGGCAAGGAAGCTGCGTTATGTGCGGGACTGGAGCATGCTTCAAGCGATGCCTGTATTGTAATGGATTCTGATCTGCAGCACCCTCCTGAGAAAATTACTGAGATGGTTTATCTATGGGAAAACGAAGGCTTTGACATCGTGGAGTGTGTTAAAGCTTCAAGGGGGAAAGAGAGTATCACATATAAATTAGGCTCTCTGTTGTTTTATAATATATTAAATAAGCTGTCAGGGTTCGATTTTGGAGGTGCATCGGATTTTAAGCTCCTTGATAAAAAGGTTGTGGATGCATGGAAGCTTATGAGCGAAAGAAATACATTTTTCAGAGGAATGTCAACATGGGTAGGCTACAAAAAAGTTCAGATACCTTTTGTAGTTGCCGAAAGAATGGAAGGGAGCTCAAAATGGTCACCCTTAAGGCTTGTAAAGCTGGCAGTAAATGCTATAACATCCTTCTCTTCACTGCCATTATACATCGTTACTTTTTTAGGAATATTGTTTTTACTAGGTGCAATACCCCTTGGTATAGAATCATTATATATGTATTTTAAAGGTCATGCAGTTGATGGGTTCACTACTGTAATTTTATTGCTTCTTATTATTGGGAGCATTCTTATGATCAGTTTAGGAATTATCGGATCCTATATTGCAAAAATATACGAGGAAGTTAAGCAAAGACCCAGATACCTCGTTGCTGAGAAAGTAGATAGCACAGTTATGTCAACTAAATAA
- a CDS encoding M20/M25/M40 family metallo-hydrolase: MVNRERVVNEFIELVSIDSLSLKERQMADLLKDRLKKMGFDVYEDDAGAKTGGNTGNIIGEKKGNKDIPAILLMAHMDTVTPGINKKATVQGDTIKSDGTTILGGDDVAGIVSILEALRVIEESNEDHGDIQVAFTIGEEVGLIGAKNLDYGKIHAKYCFVMDTGGDIGVVAVTAPSQNKIDIVVKGKAAHADVEPEKGINAISITAHAISQMKLGRIDEETTANIGIINGGSATNIICDRVELKAEARSRCESKLKNQTDHMRQCFIDAATRFGGEIEFNEELMYPSFKINQGDSIIGILKKASDKCGINLVLEATGGGSDTNIVNSKGIQAVDVSVGMDKVHSVEEQISINDLVKAACFLVEIIKAVE; encoded by the coding sequence ATGGTAAATCGTGAAAGGGTAGTCAATGAGTTTATTGAATTAGTAAGTATAGACAGCCTTTCCCTTAAGGAGAGGCAGATGGCTGATCTCTTGAAAGACAGGCTTAAAAAGATGGGTTTTGATGTTTATGAAGATGATGCAGGAGCAAAGACTGGTGGCAACACTGGAAATATAATCGGGGAAAAGAAGGGGAATAAAGACATTCCAGCAATACTTCTTATGGCTCATATGGACACAGTTACGCCAGGCATAAATAAAAAAGCAACTGTTCAGGGTGATACGATAAAGTCGGATGGTACCACAATCCTTGGCGGTGACGATGTGGCAGGTATCGTAAGTATACTGGAAGCCCTAAGGGTTATTGAGGAAAGCAATGAGGACCATGGAGACATTCAGGTTGCATTTACAATCGGTGAAGAGGTAGGCCTTATTGGAGCTAAAAACTTAGATTACGGCAAGATACATGCAAAGTATTGCTTTGTTATGGATACAGGAGGGGATATAGGCGTAGTGGCAGTAACCGCTCCCTCACAAAATAAGATTGACATAGTTGTAAAGGGTAAAGCAGCACATGCGGATGTGGAACCTGAAAAGGGTATTAACGCAATATCCATTACTGCTCATGCAATTTCACAAATGAAGCTGGGCAGGATTGATGAGGAAACTACCGCGAATATCGGTATCATAAATGGAGGCAGTGCAACAAATATAATATGCGACAGGGTTGAGTTAAAAGCTGAAGCACGAAGCAGGTGCGAAAGCAAGCTTAAGAATCAAACCGACCATATGAGGCAGTGTTTTATAGATGCTGCAACGAGATTCGGCGGTGAGATTGAGTTTAATGAAGAACTTATGTATCCTTCGTTTAAAATAAATCAGGGAGACAGCATCATAGGAATTCTAAAAAAAGCATCCGACAAATGTGGAATAAATCTGGTGCTTGAAGCAACTGGGGGAGGCAGCGATACCAATATCGTCAACAGTAAGGGAATACAGGCTGTTGATGTAAGTGTAGGTATGGATAAGGTTCACAGTGTTGAAGAACAAATTTCAATTAATGATCTTGTAAAGGCGGCATGTTTTTTGGTGGAAATAATTAAAGCAGTTGAGTAG
- a CDS encoding DUF2156 domain-containing protein, with protein sequence MDLETKMELDLKEITIKDRDYFKGFLDKNNSEISELTFTNLFMWRNFYKFRYAQIGNMLALISVPEKGIPFSFAPFGEFNKENFKEAILTVQRYFERNNWKMVFGRVPENLLAYFGEIFQNKAEITLDKNNSDYVYSAKELISLTGKKYDGKRNHIHKFKKLYGYKYERLSALHISECKRIMDEWCAQRSCEEHDASYCENKANKELLDNINELGCKGALISVDGRYEGFTIGEMLNKNTAVIHVEKANSNVKGLYTLINQQFCENEWDHAEYINREQDLGIEGIRKAKLSYHPVKMINKYTIICQ encoded by the coding sequence TTGGATTTGGAGACTAAAATGGAGCTTGATTTAAAAGAGATAACTATAAAAGACAGGGATTATTTCAAAGGGTTTTTGGATAAAAACAATTCTGAAATATCGGAGCTTACTTTTACCAATTTGTTTATGTGGAGAAACTTTTATAAATTCAGATATGCCCAGATTGGTAATATGTTAGCCCTTATTTCTGTACCAGAGAAAGGAATACCGTTTTCATTTGCACCGTTTGGAGAGTTCAATAAAGAGAATTTTAAGGAAGCTATATTGACGGTGCAGAGATATTTTGAAAGAAATAATTGGAAAATGGTTTTTGGAAGAGTTCCAGAAAACTTATTAGCATACTTTGGTGAGATATTCCAAAATAAAGCAGAAATTACACTGGACAAAAACAACTCGGATTATGTTTATTCTGCTAAAGAATTGATTTCTCTTACCGGCAAAAAATATGACGGAAAAAGAAATCATATCCATAAGTTTAAAAAGTTATATGGATATAAATACGAGAGGCTTAGTGCTTTACATATTTCCGAGTGTAAAAGGATTATGGATGAGTGGTGTGCCCAGAGGAGTTGTGAAGAGCATGATGCAAGTTACTGTGAAAACAAGGCAAATAAAGAGCTGTTGGATAATATTAATGAGCTTGGATGTAAGGGTGCACTAATTAGCGTTGATGGGCGTTATGAGGGTTTTACTATCGGTGAAATGTTAAATAAGAATACTGCCGTTATACATGTAGAAAAAGCCAACAGCAATGTAAAAGGGCTGTATACACTGATCAATCAGCAGTTTTGCGAAAATGAATGGGACCATGCAGAATATATAAACAGGGAGCAGGATTTGGGGATAGAAGGCATTAGAAAAGCCAAGCTTTCATACCATCCTGTAAAAATGATCAACAAGTATACTATAATTTGTCAATAG
- a CDS encoding 6-phosphofructokinase, whose translation MIKKIGVLTGGGDCPGLNAVLRAVVKTAMGKYNWEVIGFKDGYRGLVMNDYIQFKVGDVSGILDKGGTILGSSNRDNPFNFRIEKNGKAEYKDMSERVIDNVCMHGIDCMVLIGGDGTLTSARDFARKGMKVMGVPKTIDNDLSATDTTFGFMTAVETATEAIDKLHSTAEAHHRVMILEVMGRYAGWIALEAGIAGGADVILIPEIPYDIKSITDKISERKQQGKHFSIIVVAEGAKPKDGDVVVSKVVENSPDPIRLGGIGNRIADELEKSTGHETRVTVLGHLQRGGRPVPFDRILSTRYGVAAVEMINEGKFGNMVALQGNSITDVSLEDAVGKLKTVDPDGELIRIARSVGVGFGD comes from the coding sequence ATGATAAAGAAAATCGGCGTTCTTACAGGTGGTGGGGATTGTCCAGGACTAAATGCAGTATTGAGGGCTGTTGTTAAGACAGCTATGGGAAAGTATAATTGGGAGGTTATAGGCTTTAAGGATGGATACAGAGGGCTTGTGATGAACGATTATATCCAGTTTAAAGTTGGAGATGTGTCAGGGATTCTTGATAAAGGAGGAACCATTCTAGGATCCTCCAACAGGGATAATCCCTTCAATTTCAGGATTGAGAAGAACGGTAAGGCAGAATACAAGGATATGTCCGAAAGAGTTATAGATAATGTATGTATGCATGGCATTGATTGCATGGTTCTTATTGGGGGAGATGGTACCCTCACCAGTGCAAGGGATTTTGCCAGAAAAGGAATGAAAGTAATGGGCGTTCCTAAGACTATTGACAATGATTTATCTGCCACAGATACTACATTTGGATTTATGACGGCTGTGGAGACTGCTACCGAAGCAATAGATAAGCTTCATTCAACTGCTGAAGCACACCATAGGGTAATGATCCTTGAGGTTATGGGTAGGTATGCCGGGTGGATTGCACTAGAAGCAGGCATTGCAGGTGGGGCTGATGTAATCCTTATACCTGAGATTCCATACGACATAAAGAGTATAACCGATAAAATTTCAGAAAGAAAACAGCAGGGGAAACATTTCAGTATTATAGTTGTGGCAGAAGGTGCCAAACCAAAGGACGGGGACGTAGTTGTCAGCAAGGTAGTTGAAAACAGCCCGGACCCAATCAGGCTTGGAGGAATAGGGAACAGGATAGCTGATGAATTGGAAAAATCAACTGGGCATGAGACAAGGGTTACGGTTTTAGGACATCTACAGAGAGGCGGGAGGCCTGTACCTTTCGATAGAATACTATCAACAAGATACGGTGTAGCTGCTGTTGAAATGATTAATGAAGGTAAATTCGGCAACATGGTGGCACTTCAGGGAAATTCTATAACAGATGTTTCTTTAGAGGATGCTGTTGGTAAATTAAAGACAGTGGATCCCGATGGGGAACTTATTAGAATTGCCAGGAGTGTGGGTGTTGGATTTGGAGACTAA
- a CDS encoding GtrA family protein, with product MASNTLFDGIFKSKFVTQFLNKNTMIQFGKTFAIGIAAAGCDFLIYHLLIKYFKLWSVFSSGASQIVGFWASFLLNKFWTFKIKENFLRQLSSYTVLFMFNLAFSSLAIYLLVDVMNMDEYFSKIFIMGLIFIWNFVLYKIIIYKAKGSSK from the coding sequence ATGGCTTCAAATACTTTATTTGACGGGATTTTTAAAAGCAAATTTGTTACACAGTTCTTAAATAAGAATACTATGATACAGTTTGGCAAGACATTCGCAATTGGTATAGCAGCTGCCGGATGCGACTTTTTAATATACCATTTATTGATTAAGTATTTTAAATTATGGAGTGTTTTTTCAAGTGGGGCAAGTCAGATAGTAGGTTTCTGGGCCAGTTTTCTTTTAAATAAGTTCTGGACATTCAAAATTAAAGAGAATTTTCTAAGACAGCTTTCATCATATACTGTCCTATTCATGTTTAATTTGGCATTTTCTTCGTTAGCTATTTATTTATTGGTAGATGTCATGAATATGGATGAATATTTTTCCAAGATATTTATTATGGGCCTTATATTTATATGGAACTTTGTACTATATAAAATAATTATTTACAAGGCAAAAGGGAGTTCAAAATGA